Proteins co-encoded in one Medicago truncatula cultivar Jemalong A17 chromosome 8, MtrunA17r5.0-ANR, whole genome shotgun sequence genomic window:
- the LOC25502784 gene encoding pectate lyase codes for MARSLDIILFVLCLAILTPTLNANKLENNEYWTEQRPEFDSYWQERAKVAKQENKAAYFKDPYAISGNFTASISEIIAVKEKGRNLGGLKDDGTCLATNPIDRCWRCDPNWANNRQKLADCVQGFGRNTRGGQGGPIYVVTDPSDDDMMNPKPGTLRYAVTRNGSLWITFARSMAITLQQELIMSGDKTIDGRGVDVYISNGAGITIQFVKNVIIHGIKIYDIQVRDGGMIRDSEAHYGFRTKSDGDGISIFGASNVWIDHVSMRNCTDGLIDAIMGSTAITISNSHFTDHNEVMLFGASNDYSEDKIMQITLAFNHFGKRLVQRMPRARFGFVHCVNNDYTHWEMYAIGGSQNPTIISEGNRFIGPYNKMLGNDLINSKEITKREYTEESEWKTWQWRSINDEYINGAFFVQSGPELKDRPFSQKDMIKAKPGSFVGRLTRYSGNLRCRVGEPC; via the exons atggcaagaTCACTTGACATTATTCTTTTTGTGCTTTGTTTGGCAATTCTCACCCCTACATTGAATGCCAATAAATTAGAGAATAATGAGTATTGGACAGAACAAAGACCTGAGTTTGATTCATATTGGCAAGAAAGGGCTAAGGTTGCAAAACAAGAGAATAAAGCTGCTTATTTTAAAGATCCTTATGCTATCTCTGGAAACTTTACTGCTTCTATTTCTGA AATCATAGCCGTAAAGGAGAAAGGAAGGAACTTGGGAGGACTTAAAGATGATGGAACATGCTTGGCCACAAATCCTATTGACAGATGCTGGAGGTGTGACCCAAATTGGGCTAACAACCGCCAAAAGCTAGCAGATTGTGTCCAAGGATTCGGAAGAAACACCCGCGGAGGTCAAGGCGGTCCAATCTATGTTGTCACCGATCCTTCTGATGACGATATGATGAACCCAAAACCCGGAACCCTCCGTTACGCGGTGACACGTAACGGTTCCCTTTGGATCACATTCGCTCGCAGCATGGCCATCACACTCCAACAAGAGCTTATTATGTCTGGTGACAAAACCATCGACGGCAGAGGCGTTGATGTTTACATTTCCAATGGTGCCGGTATCACCATTCAATTTGTTAAGAACGTTATCATCCATGGAATTAAAATTTACGACATTCAAGTCCGAGATGGTGGTATGATTAGAGATTCTGAGGCCCATTATGGTTTTAGAACAAAGAGTGATGGTGATGGTATTTCCATCTTTGGTGCTAGTAATGTTTGGATTGATCATGTTTCCATGAGAAATTGTACTGATGGTTTGATTGATGCTATAATGGGTTCCACTGCTATTACCATCTCTAACAGTCACTTCACTGACCACAATGAG GTGATGCTTTTTGGTGCTAGTAACGACTATAGCGAAGATAAAATCATGCAAATCACATTGGCATTCAACCACTTTGGAAAGAGATTAGTCCAAAGAATGCCAAGAGCAAGATTTGGTTTTGTTCATTGTGTTAACAATGACTACACTCATTGGGAAATGTATGCCATTGGTGGTAGCCAGAACCCTACCATTATTAGTGAGGGTAACAGATTTATTGGCCCTTATAACAAAATGCTCGGCAACGACCTAATCAAttcaaaagaaataacaaagagGGAATACACAGAGGAGAGCGAATGGAAAACCTGGCAATGGAGATCAATCAACGACGAATATATTAACGGAGCATTCTTCGTACAATCTGGACCAGAGCTAAAGGACAGACCATTTTCACAGAAAGACATGATTAAAGCTAAACCAGGAAGTTTCGTTGGAAGACTTACACGGTATTCTGGAAACCTACGATGCCGTGTTGGTGAACCTTGTTAG
- the LOC25502785 gene encoding alpha-amylase 3, chloroplastic yields MSISTTVFSEPLFNFKLSHYHRLATINRFKPNSSHSLSSTSNIINYGSSCSWTLKPPHKFLSPKFVTFATNTDTLQQIQSSDDVIFSQTHPINRIQLVEGKVFIRLDQGNDLKNSELIVGCNLPGKWILHWGVSGVDDIKSEWNQPPRDMIPPGSIPVKDHAIETPLKKSSTSPEGDTFYEVRISFKPSDEISAINFVLKDEETGASYQHKGRNFKVPLVNYLKEDANLIGPKTGFSLSQGDIGQMSNVILDSEATNDKVQDSSSESESPKKENSQVEGFNVELPLTKEVTVNNSISVSVRKCSETAKNILDLETDIPGNIFLHWGVCRDDLRSWEAPPAPHPPQTVAYKDTVLRTQLKPKGSGEGSSAQISLGEEFSGFLFLLKINENSWLNNKGIDFYVPLSTSGSLVIGNREDQSKVVKSEEAGENENSEFTNEIINEIRHLVTGISSVKRRKTKSKEAQETILQEIERLAAEAYSIFRTSVPTFSEEAIVESEVVLDSESPELPPKIMSGTGTGYEIVCQGFNWESNKSGRWYMELKEKAKELASLGFTVIWLPPPTDSVSPEGYMPRDLYNLNSRYGTIDELKDVVKEFHKVGIKVLGDAVLNHRCAEHQNKNGIWNIFGGRLNWDDRAVVADDPHFQGRGNKSSGDSFHAAPNIDHSQDFVRNDIKEWLCWLREEIGYDGWRLDFVRGFWGGYVKDYMDATKPYFSVGEYWDSLSYTYGEMDHNQDAHRQRIVDWISAAGGTAGAFDVTTKGILHSALERCEYWRLSDQQGKPPGVMGWWPSRAVTFIENHDTGSTQGHWRFPHEKEMQGYAYTLTHPGTPSVFFDHIFSHYKTEIGALLSIRKRNGINCRSTVKITKSERDVYAAIIDEKVAMKIGPGHYEPPSDSQKWKSAWDGRDYNIWELEES; encoded by the exons ATGAGCATCTCCACCACTGTTTTCTCTGAACCACTCTTCAATTTCAAACTCTCTCACTACCACAGATTAGCTACCATTAACCGTTTCAAGCCAAATTcttcacactctctctcttccaCTTCCAATATTATTAACTATGGTTCTTCTTGTTCTTGGACATTGAAGCCACCGCATAagtttctctctccaaaatttGTAACTTTTGCTACAAATACTGATACCCTTCAACAGATTCAATCTTCTGATGATGTCATTTTCAGTCAGACTCATCCCATCAACAGAATTCAACtg GTGGAGGGAAAGGTGTTTATAAGATTAGATCAAGGGAATGATTTGAAGAATTCGGAGCTTATAGTTGGATGCAATCTACCAGGAAAATGGATTCTTCATTGGGGAGTTTCTGGTGTGGATGATATTAAAAg TGAATGGAATCAACCACCCCGTGATATGATACCTCCAGGATCTATTCCTGTAAAG GACCATGCAATAGAGACACCTTTGAAGAAATCATCAACATCACCGGAAGGAGATACTTTTTATGAAGTCAGGATCAGTTTTAAGCCTAGCGATGAGATTTCAGCGATTAATTTTGTTCTCAAG GACGAGGAGACTGGTGCTTCGTATCAACACAAAGGAAGAAACTTCAAAGTTCCTCTGGTAAACTATCTTAAGGAGGATGCTAATTTAATTGGACCTAAAACAGGCTTTAGTTTATCCCAAG GAGACATAGGACAGATGTCTAACGTTATCCTGGATTCGGAAGCAACCAATGACAAAGTTCAAGATAGCAGCAGTGAATCGGAAAGtccaaaaaaggaaaatagtcAAGTAGAAGGTTTCAATGTAGAACTGCCTTTAACCAAGGAAGTTACTGTCAATAACTCTATCAGTGTCTCCGTTAGGAAATGCTCCGAAACAgctaaaaatattttggatttaGAAACGGATATACCAGGTAATATTTTCCTTCATTGGGGAGTTTGTAGAGATGATTTAAGAAGTTGGGAAGCTCCACCTGCTCCTCATCCACCACAAACTGTAGCATATAAAGACACAGTTTTGCGAACTCAATTAAAG CCAAAAGGAAGTGGAGAGGGAAGTTCAGCACAAATCTCTTTGGGAGAAGAATTTTCaggatttctttttcttcttaagaTAAATGAAAATTCATGGTTAAATAACAAGGGAATTGATTTCTACGTCCCTCTCTCAACTTCCGGTAGCTTAGTTATTGGCAACAGAGAGGATCAATCGAAAGTTGTAAAGAGTGAAGAGGCAGGCGAAAACGAAAACTCTGAATTTACCAATGAAATAATCAATGAAATAAGGCATTTGGTTACTGGCATTTCATCTGTGAAGAGACGAAAAACGAAATCCAAAGAAGCTCAAGAAACCATTCTTCAAGAAATTGAAAGACTGGCCGCTGAAGCCTATAGTATCTTCAGAACCTCTGTTCCAACTTTCTCCGAGGAAGCTATTGTGGAATCCGAGGTTGTTTTGGATTCCGAATCACCTGAGTTGCCTCCGAAAATCATGTCCGGAACAGGCACAGGGTATGAAATTGTATGCCAAGGATTTAATTGGGAGTCTAATAAATCTGGAAGATGGTACATGGAGCTTAAAGAGAAAGCTAAAGAACTAGCATCTCTTGGCTTCACTGTGATTTGGTTACCGCCACCTACAGACTCTGTTTCACCCGAAGGATACATGCCAAgggatttatataatttaaattctaG GTATGGTACCATTGATGAACTGAAGGACGTGGTGAAAGAATTCCATAAAGTTGGAATCAAAGTTCTAGGAGATGCTGTTTTGAATCACCGTTGTGCCGAGCATCAGAATAAGAATGGTATTTGGAACATATTTGGAGGTCGTCTCAACTGGGATGATCGTGCAGTTGTAGCTGATGATCCACATTTTCAG GGGAGGGGCAACaagagtagtggagatagtttCCATGCGGCTCCAAACATTGATCATTCACAGGACTTTGTGAGAAACGATATTAAAGAATGGTTATGCTGGTTAAG GGAAGAAATTGGATATGATGGATGGAGGCTTGACTTTGTAAGAGGATTTTGGGGTGGTTATGTAAAGGACTACATGGATGCAACCAAACCATATTTTTCCGTGGGAGAGTACTGGGATTCTCTCAGTTATACATATGGTGAGATGGATCATAATCAAGATGCACACAGGCAGAGGATCGTTGACTGGATCAGTGCTGCTGGTGGTACTGCAGGTGCATTTGATGTTACAACCAAAGGGATTCTTCACTCT GCGTTGGAAAGATGTGAGTATTGGCGCTTGTCGGATCAGCAGGGAAAACCCCCTGGTGTTATGGGATGGTGGCCGTCTCGTGCCGTTACTTTTATAGAAAACCATGACACTGGTTCTACACAG GGTCACTGGAGATTTCCCCACGAAAAAGAAATGCAAGGATATGCCTATACTCTTACACACCCAGGAACTCCATCAGTGTTCTTTGACCACATTTTTTCTCACTATAAAACTGAAATAGGGGCACTTCTCTCTATTCGGAAACGAAACGGGATCAACTGCAGAAGCACA GTTAAAATTACCAAATCAGAAAGGGACGTTTATGCTGCTATCATCGACGAAAAAGTTGCTATGAAGATCGGTCCTGGTCATTATGAACCACCTAGTGATTCCCAAAAATGGAAATCAGCTTGGGACGGAAGAGACTACAATATTTGGGAGCTGGAGGaatcataa
- the LOC25502786 gene encoding ribonucleoside-diphosphate reductase small chain: MPSFPEEPLLAPNPDRFCMFPIQYPKIWEMYKKAEASFWTAEEVDLSSDLQHWNNLTDGERHFISHILAFFAASDGIVLENLAGRFMKEVQISEARAFYGFQIAIENIHSEMYSLLLETYISDSAEKNRLFHAIDTIPCIAKKADWALKWIDSSDSFAERIVAFACVEGIFFSGSFCAIFWLKKRGLMPGLTFSNELISRDEGLHCDFACLLYSLLRQKLSTERVVKIVRDAVEIEREFVCDALPCALVGMNGELMSQYIEFVADRLLGELGCEKVYNVQNPFDWMDLISLQGKTNFFEKRVGEYQKASVMNGGADYCFTLDEDF, translated from the coding sequence ATGCCTTCTTTCCCAGAAGAACCTCTTCTCGCTCCAAACCCAGACCGATTCTGTATGTTCCCAATCCAATACCCAAAAATCTGGGAAATGTACAAAAAAGCCGAAGCCTCTTTCTGGACCGCCGAAGAAGTCGATCTTTCCTCCGATCTTCAACACTGGAACAACCTCACCGACGGCGAACGCCACTTCATCTCTCACATCCTCGCCTTCTTCGCCGCCTCCGACGGTATCGTCCTCGAAAATCTCGCCGGAAGATTCATGAAAGAAGTTCAAATCTCTGAAGCGCGTGCTTTCTACGGGTTTCAAATCGCTATTGAAAACATCCACTCAGAGATGTATTCTCTTCTCCTCGAAACGTATATAAGCGATTCTGCTGAAAAGAATCGATTATTTCACGCAATTGACACAATTCCGTGTATTGCTAAGAAAGCTGATTGGGCTTTGAAATGGATCGATTCAAGCGATTCTTTTGCAGAAAGAATCGTTGCTTTCGCTTGTGTTGAAGGAATTTTCTTCTCCGGAAGCTTCTGTGCGATTTTCTGGTTGAAAAAACGCGGTTTAATGCCGGGATTAACTTTCTCAAACGAGCTTATTTCACGCGACGAAGGCTTACACTGTGATTTTGCTTGTTTGTTATACTCGCTATTGCGTCAGAAACTGAGTACAGAGCGCGTGGTGAAGATTGTTCGTGATGCGGTTGAGATTGAAAGGGAGTTTGTATGCGACGCGCTTCCTTGCGCGTTGGTTGGGATGAACGGTGAATTGATGAGTCAGTATATTGAGTTTGTTGCTGATAGGTTATTGGGTGAGCTTGGTTGTGAGAAAGTTTATAATGTTCAGAATCCATTTGATTGGATGGATTTGATTTCGCTTCAGGGGAAAACCAATTTCTTTGAGAAGCGCGTTGGGGAGTATCAGAAAGCTTCTGTTATGAATGGTGGTGCTGATTATTGCTTTACTTTGGATGAGGATTTTTAG